A window from Candidatus Arthromitus sp. SFB-rat-Yit encodes these proteins:
- the pfkA gene encoding 6-phosphofructokinase, with protein MKKIAILTSGGDAPGMNAAVRSVVRYALSRGIEVLGIHRGYHGLLHGEIESLTRKSVSDIIDRGGTFLKTARCLEFKQEEVRAQAYEILKSHNVDGLVVVGGDGSFTGAHLLSKFGMSTVGIPGTIDNDLPYTDYTIGFDTALNTILDAVRKLRDTSSSHERVSIVEVMGRNCGDLALYSALAGGAEAVIVPEYPFNREELCNVIVESKKNKKLHSLIILAEGAGEAEELRRYIQQKIGLDTRATVLGHIQRGGIPTGRDRVLASVMGRKAVDTLLNNGICAKVIGVRENEVFDMDIEEALKVEKKFNKDLYDLVNKLA; from the coding sequence ATAAAAAAGATAGCGATATTAACAAGTGGTGGAGATGCTCCTGGAATGAACGCAGCTGTAAGATCAGTTGTGAGATATGCATTGAGTAGAGGTATAGAGGTTCTTGGTATACATAGAGGATACCATGGACTTTTACATGGTGAGATAGAATCTCTAACTAGAAAATCTGTTTCTGATATTATAGATAGGGGAGGAACTTTTTTAAAGACCGCAAGATGTCTTGAATTTAAGCAAGAAGAGGTTAGAGCTCAGGCATATGAAATATTAAAAAGTCATAATGTTGATGGACTTGTGGTTGTAGGTGGTGATGGATCATTTACAGGAGCACATTTATTATCAAAATTTGGTATGTCCACAGTAGGTATACCAGGGACTATAGATAATGATCTTCCTTATACAGATTATACAATTGGATTTGATACAGCGCTCAATACTATATTAGATGCTGTCAGAAAATTAAGGGATACATCCAGTTCTCATGAAAGAGTTAGTATTGTTGAAGTTATGGGAAGAAATTGTGGAGATTTAGCATTATATTCTGCTCTTGCAGGTGGTGCTGAGGCTGTAATTGTACCAGAATATCCGTTTAATCGTGAAGAATTATGCAATGTCATAGTGGAATCTAAGAAAAATAAAAAGCTTCATAGTTTAATAATTTTAGCAGAAGGAGCAGGCGAGGCTGAGGAACTTAGAAGGTATATACAACAAAAAATAGGACTTGATACTAGAGCTACAGTTCTTGGGCATATACAACGTGGAGGTATACCAACTGGTCGTGATAGAGTTTTAGCATCTGTAATGGGTAGAAAAGCTGTAGATACTCTTTTGAATAATGGAATTTGTGCAAAAGTTATAGGCGTTAGAGAAAATGAAGTATTTGATATGGATATAGAAGAAGCTTTAAAAGTTGAGAAAAAATTCAATAAAGATTTATATGATCTTGTTAATAAATTAGCTTAA
- a CDS encoding DNA polymerase III subunit alpha, giving the protein MNDFVHLHVHSEFSLLDSSCKIRNLVERAKELDMTSIAITDHGVMYGCLEFYKVCKMYGIKPIIGCEIYVANKSMDIKNPDVDNFTTHLVLLVKNEIGYRNLLKIVSDSFIRGFYYKPRVDIEYLRNNSDGLIALSACLSGGVSKYILKNDINGAKNLTLTYKEIFKDDFYLEIQDHGIDDQKKVNSMLLKFSSELNIKYVVTNDVHYIKKDDASAHDVLICIQTGSNVDEEKRMKYHGDQFYLKSKEEMYDTFFSYKEGLLNTLEIRDKCNFEYKFNENIPPKYIMDNSLDPFEYLKRLCYFGLINKYDEFSNESELFKSEDILNDYKFKVLKEEIDKNIKYDKKKLLDRVNYELDLINSMGFVDYFLIVWDFMKFCMEKSIPTGPGRGSVAGSIVAYVLNITKVDPIKYGLIFERFLNPERISMPDIDSDFCNERREEVIRYVREKYGENNVSNIITFGTMAAKACIRDVGRAMNYSYSEVDKIAKMVPNMLNITIDLALLYNKELNDLYNEDIRVKKLIDISKRLEGLPRHTSIHAAGVIISPYKLMDLIPVKKDGDMLVTQFPMSNLEELGLLKMDFLGLRTLTVINDCIKIIHKNKGTKIDLDKIDFDDRNVFNMIGEGKTCGVFQLESSGMTSFMKDLKPSSIEDIIAGISLYRPGPMDEIPNYIKNKNNIKGIKYLTKELEDILNVTYGVIVYQEQVMEIVQKLSGYSLGRSDIVRRAMAKKKHEEMEKERKKFVYGNKDGDEIINGCINNGIDEKVAHKIFDQMVDFASYAFNKSHAAAYALIAYETAYLMRYYKSEYICALLNSVINNMDKVCYYIKFGEGMNIKIFPPCVNNSHNKFIVDGEDIYFGLSAIKNLGEGACEKIVYYREKYGKFKDEYDFLKACVKCSINKRGIESIIKSGALDVFNVSRSHLLMNFEKIIDGMQKEFRENLEGQMDLFSLIEDEENKLFKFNNLNNCDISYDDSEKNLLFEKEVLGIYISGHPIHKHKEILHKVCTNSISDFYDDNMEINDGDEVIIGGLVREFKKIITKNNSIMCFLYIEDKYSSIECVVFPKIYGKRSYLINDNNIVIIKGVFKKNGDAFNVIVNEIIGIEEYDRFKLYILCDGLKEVTHSFNKAKDILIGNKGHVDVNLYSLDRKKVFRVNDYSVNLSNSLICELNKAFSQKFVKVIITK; this is encoded by the coding sequence ATGAATGATTTTGTTCATTTACATGTACATTCAGAATTTAGTTTATTGGATTCTTCGTGCAAGATTAGGAATTTAGTTGAACGAGCGAAAGAACTTGACATGACGTCTATTGCTATAACAGATCATGGGGTTATGTATGGATGCTTAGAGTTTTATAAAGTGTGTAAAATGTATGGAATTAAACCAATAATTGGGTGTGAAATTTATGTTGCAAATAAATCTATGGATATAAAAAATCCTGATGTAGATAATTTTACTACTCATTTGGTTCTTCTTGTAAAAAATGAGATTGGATATAGAAATCTTTTGAAAATAGTTAGTGATTCTTTTATTCGTGGTTTTTATTATAAGCCGAGGGTTGATATTGAATATTTGAGAAATAATTCAGATGGTTTAATTGCTCTTAGTGCTTGTTTAAGTGGGGGGGTTTCTAAATATATTTTAAAAAATGATATAAATGGTGCGAAAAATTTAACACTTACATATAAAGAAATATTTAAGGATGATTTTTATTTAGAAATTCAAGATCATGGCATAGATGATCAAAAAAAAGTTAATAGTATGCTTTTAAAGTTTTCATCGGAACTTAATATAAAATATGTTGTGACAAATGATGTTCACTATATTAAAAAGGATGATGCAAGTGCTCATGATGTGCTCATTTGTATTCAAACGGGAAGCAATGTAGATGAAGAGAAAAGGATGAAATATCATGGAGATCAATTTTATTTAAAATCGAAAGAGGAGATGTATGATACATTCTTTAGTTATAAAGAAGGGCTTTTAAACACTCTTGAAATACGTGATAAGTGTAATTTTGAGTATAAATTCAATGAAAATATACCTCCTAAATATATTATGGATAATTCTCTTGATCCATTTGAGTATTTAAAAAGATTGTGTTATTTTGGGCTTATAAATAAATATGATGAATTTTCAAATGAGAGTGAATTATTTAAAAGTGAAGATATTTTAAATGATTATAAGTTCAAAGTTTTGAAAGAAGAAATTGATAAAAACATAAAATATGATAAGAAAAAATTATTAGATAGGGTTAATTATGAGCTTGATTTGATAAATTCTATGGGATTTGTTGATTATTTTTTAATTGTATGGGATTTTATGAAATTTTGTATGGAAAAATCTATACCTACGGGACCTGGGAGAGGTAGTGTTGCTGGATCTATTGTTGCGTATGTTCTTAATATAACAAAAGTTGATCCTATAAAATATGGATTAATATTTGAGAGATTTTTAAATCCTGAGAGGATTTCCATGCCTGATATAGACTCTGATTTTTGTAATGAGAGAAGAGAGGAGGTTATACGGTATGTGAGGGAGAAATATGGAGAAAATAACGTATCGAATATTATAACTTTTGGTACGATGGCAGCAAAGGCTTGCATTAGGGATGTAGGAAGAGCTATGAACTATTCTTATTCTGAAGTTGATAAGATAGCTAAGATGGTTCCTAATATGCTAAATATAACCATAGATTTAGCGCTTCTTTATAATAAAGAGTTAAATGATTTATATAACGAAGATATTAGAGTTAAGAAATTAATTGATATATCAAAGAGGCTTGAAGGACTTCCAAGACATACGTCTATTCATGCTGCGGGTGTTATTATAAGTCCGTATAAACTTATGGATTTAATACCTGTGAAAAAAGATGGAGATATGCTTGTAACACAATTTCCTATGTCAAACCTTGAGGAACTTGGACTACTTAAAATGGACTTTTTAGGTCTTAGAACTCTAACTGTTATAAATGATTGTATTAAGATTATTCATAAGAATAAAGGTACAAAGATAGATTTAGATAAAATTGATTTTGATGATCGAAATGTATTTAATATGATTGGAGAGGGAAAAACTTGTGGTGTTTTCCAGCTAGAATCATCAGGAATGACTAGCTTTATGAAGGATTTAAAACCAAGCTCTATTGAAGATATAATAGCAGGTATTAGTTTATATAGACCAGGACCTATGGATGAGATACCAAATTACATAAAAAATAAAAATAATATTAAAGGTATAAAATATTTAACAAAAGAACTTGAGGATATATTAAACGTTACATATGGAGTTATCGTTTATCAGGAACAAGTAATGGAGATTGTTCAAAAATTATCAGGATATTCTTTAGGAAGAAGCGATATTGTACGTCGTGCTATGGCTAAAAAAAAGCACGAGGAGATGGAAAAAGAGAGAAAGAAATTTGTATATGGAAATAAAGATGGGGATGAAATAATAAATGGATGTATAAATAATGGAATTGATGAGAAGGTCGCTCATAAAATTTTTGACCAAATGGTAGATTTTGCATCTTATGCATTTAATAAGAGTCATGCTGCGGCATATGCACTTATTGCGTATGAAACTGCATATTTAATGAGGTATTATAAATCTGAGTATATATGTGCGCTCCTAAATAGTGTTATAAATAATATGGACAAGGTTTGTTATTACATAAAATTTGGAGAAGGAATGAATATAAAGATTTTTCCTCCTTGTGTAAATAATAGTCATAATAAATTTATAGTTGATGGGGAAGATATATATTTTGGATTATCAGCTATTAAAAATTTAGGTGAAGGTGCATGTGAAAAAATTGTTTATTATAGAGAAAAATATGGAAAGTTTAAAGATGAGTATGATTTTTTAAAAGCTTGTGTGAAATGTTCAATTAATAAAAGAGGGATAGAGAGTATTATAAAATCAGGAGCTTTAGATGTCTTTAATGTTTCAAGATCTCACCTTCTTATGAATTTTGAAAAAATAATAGATGGAATGCAAAAAGAATTTCGGGAAAATTTAGAAGGTCAAATGGATTTATTTAGTTTGATAGAAGATGAAGAAAATAAATTATTTAAATTCAATAATTTAAATAACTGCGATATTTCTTATGATGATAGTGAAAAGAATCTTTTATTTGAAAAAGAGGTTTTAGGTATATACATTTCGGGACATCCTATACACAAGCACAAAGAAATCTTACATAAGGTTTGTACGAATTCTATTTCTGATTTTTATGATGACAATATGGAGATTAATGATGGGGATGAAGTTATAATAGGAGGATTAGTAAGAGAATTTAAGAAAATTATAACTAAAAATAATTCTATAATGTGTTTTTTATATATTGAAGATAAGTATTCTTCGATAGAATGTGTTGTGTTTCCGAAGATATATGGGAAACGTAGTTATTTAATAAATGATAATAATATTGTTATAATAAAAGGTGTATTCAAAAAAAATGGAGATGCATTTAATGTTATAGTAAATGAAATAATAGGGATTGAAGAGTACGATAGATTTAAACTTTATATTCTGTGCGATGGTTTAAAAGAGGTAACACATTCTTTTAACAAGGCTAAGGATATTTTAATTGGTAATAAGGGACATGTTGATGTTAATTTGTACTCTTTAGATAGAAAGAAAGTTTTTAGGGTAAATGATTATAGTGTTAATTTAAGTAATAGTCTTATTTGTGAATTGAACAAAGCTTTTTCACAGAAATTTGTGAAGGTGATTATTACTAAATAA
- the pyk gene encoding pyruvate kinase, whose amino-acid sequence MRKTKIVCTIGPASEKYEILKELIEKGMNVMRLNFSHGDFEEHGSRIKLVREISEELNKNVGIMLDTKGPEIRTKKFEGKVLLNQGEEFIIYTKEDVVGDSTRCSVTYEDLYKDVEVGGKILIDDGLVALEIKNIEEGKITCVVLNSGEVSSNKGVNLPKSKIKLPALTDKDKKDLLFGIENDVEYVAASFIRKADDVIKIREFLNSNGGDFIKIISKIENQEGLDNIDEIIDSSDGIMVARGDLGVEIPIENLPHWQKLIIKKCNDKGKFVITATQMLDSMIRNPRPTRAEASDVANAIHDGSDAVMLSGETANGKYPVESYEIMDKIIITTEQSLDYEGKLQRKLSKIEYKDVPNTIALFSCTTANEVGAKAILACTKSGATAQFVSRFRPECPIISITQTKKVARMLSIYWGVYTQTISETIDNTDMLIDLSVDKAKKEYSFKNGDLIVVSASVPANFKGHTNMLKVHEV is encoded by the coding sequence GTGAGAAAGACAAAAATAGTGTGTACAATAGGTCCTGCTAGTGAAAAATACGAAATATTAAAAGAACTTATTGAAAAGGGTATGAATGTTATGAGACTTAATTTTTCTCATGGCGATTTTGAGGAACATGGAAGCAGAATAAAATTAGTTAGAGAAATTAGCGAAGAACTAAATAAAAATGTAGGAATAATGCTTGATACAAAAGGACCTGAAATTAGGACTAAGAAATTTGAAGGAAAGGTTTTACTAAATCAAGGAGAGGAATTTATTATATATACAAAAGAAGATGTGGTTGGAGATTCAACTAGATGCTCTGTTACTTATGAAGATCTTTATAAAGATGTAGAAGTTGGAGGGAAAATACTTATAGATGATGGTTTGGTAGCCCTTGAAATCAAAAACATAGAGGAAGGTAAGATAACTTGTGTTGTTTTAAATTCTGGAGAGGTTTCAAGTAATAAGGGAGTTAATTTACCAAAATCTAAGATAAAATTACCTGCACTTACGGATAAAGATAAGAAGGATTTGTTATTTGGTATAGAAAATGATGTTGAATATGTGGCAGCTTCTTTTATAAGAAAAGCGGATGATGTTATAAAAATTAGAGAATTTTTAAATTCAAACGGAGGAGACTTTATAAAAATAATATCTAAGATAGAGAATCAGGAAGGGCTTGATAATATAGATGAAATAATAGATAGCTCTGATGGAATAATGGTTGCTAGAGGTGATTTAGGAGTTGAGATTCCTATTGAAAATTTACCACATTGGCAAAAGTTAATTATAAAGAAATGTAATGATAAAGGAAAATTTGTTATAACTGCAACTCAAATGCTTGATTCTATGATAAGGAATCCAAGGCCTACGAGAGCTGAAGCTTCAGACGTTGCAAATGCTATACATGATGGTAGTGATGCTGTTATGTTAAGTGGGGAAACAGCAAATGGGAAATATCCTGTAGAATCTTATGAAATAATGGATAAAATTATAATTACAACTGAGCAAAGTTTGGATTATGAAGGAAAACTCCAAAGGAAATTATCAAAAATAGAGTATAAAGATGTTCCTAATACGATCGCATTATTTTCTTGTACTACGGCAAATGAAGTTGGTGCAAAAGCTATACTTGCCTGTACAAAATCAGGTGCTACAGCACAGTTTGTATCTAGATTTAGGCCGGAGTGTCCAATTATTTCTATAACACAAACTAAAAAAGTAGCGAGGATGTTATCGATTTATTGGGGGGTATATACTCAAACAATAAGTGAAACGATTGATAATACAGATATGTTAATCGATTTATCAGTAGATAAAGCGAAAAAAGAGTATAGTTTTAAAAATGGGGATTTAATAGTTGTTTCAGCGAGTGTTCCTGCAAATTTCAAGGGTCATACTAATATGCTCAAAGTTCATGAAGTTTAA
- the asnB gene encoding asparagine synthase (glutamine-hydrolyzing), with protein MCGITGFSNFNKDITSEFNNIVMMNDSLYHRGPDEYDYYKHKNVVFGHRRLSIVDPDGGKQPMQRVVNFHKYTIVYNGEIYNTNEIRDDLIDKGYRFSTYSDTEVVLINYIHYKENCVSRLNGIFAFCIFDEDEKCLFIARDQLGVKPIFYSLKGGYLIFGSEMKSLLKHPKVSTDVYREGILDLLSLGPSRSPGEGIFRDIKEVPPAHYLCVYEDKVILKEYWNLESKEHNLTLEDTKEKLSVMLEKVIKNQMVSDRGIFSFLSGGIDSSLISAIVSKELREKGEILDTFTVDYVDYDKDFKGNEFEVTSDKYFVKLANESIKSNNRIITIKNEDLFYALERGLYASDIPSMADIDISLYLFCNVIKNYGTVGLSGECADEIFGGYPWYLNDEDLKLNNFPWNRFSNIRKELFNDKIKSLDFDSHVENRINETLKSVQFLDSDSEFDKKIRKMTTLNVKWFMVTLLNRKDRMSMANSLEIRVPFADRELVEFSYNIPAKFKFLNGREKGILREASRKFLPYSIIDRKKSPYPKTQSNIYRDLIMKELSRILDNKSNPIFEIIDEKSVRRLIESKGDSYTKPWFGQLMRGPQLMAYLIQINMWLKKYNINLYI; from the coding sequence ATGTGCGGAATAACAGGATTTTCCAATTTTAATAAAGATATAACAAGTGAATTTAACAATATAGTGATGATGAATGATTCTTTGTATCATAGAGGACCAGATGAATATGATTATTATAAACATAAAAATGTAGTTTTTGGACATAGGAGGTTATCTATAGTTGATCCTGATGGAGGCAAACAGCCAATGCAAAGGGTTGTTAATTTTCATAAGTATACAATTGTATATAATGGAGAAATTTATAACACTAATGAAATTAGAGATGATTTAATTGATAAAGGGTACAGGTTTTCTACTTATTCTGATACGGAAGTTGTTTTGATAAATTATATACACTATAAAGAAAATTGTGTGAGTAGGTTAAATGGAATATTTGCATTTTGTATTTTTGATGAGGATGAGAAATGTTTATTTATAGCTAGGGATCAGCTGGGGGTTAAACCTATTTTTTATAGTTTAAAAGGTGGATATTTGATTTTTGGATCCGAGATGAAGTCTTTATTAAAACATCCTAAGGTTAGTACTGATGTTTATCGTGAGGGTATACTTGATCTTTTAAGTTTAGGACCAAGCAGAAGTCCTGGAGAAGGTATATTTAGAGATATAAAAGAGGTTCCACCAGCACACTATTTATGTGTATATGAAGATAAAGTAATTCTTAAAGAATACTGGAATCTTGAATCAAAAGAGCATAACTTGACTCTTGAAGATACCAAAGAAAAATTATCTGTAATGCTTGAGAAGGTTATAAAGAATCAAATGGTATCAGATAGGGGTATTTTCTCTTTTTTGTCAGGAGGTATAGACTCATCTCTTATATCTGCTATAGTGTCTAAGGAGCTTAGAGAAAAAGGGGAGATTTTAGATACATTTACAGTAGATTATGTTGATTATGATAAGGATTTTAAAGGTAATGAGTTTGAGGTTACAAGTGATAAATATTTTGTTAAACTCGCTAATGAATCTATAAAATCAAATAATAGAATCATTACAATTAAGAATGAAGATTTATTTTATGCACTTGAGAGGGGACTTTATGCAAGTGATATTCCTTCTATGGCTGATATTGATATTTCCTTATATTTGTTTTGTAATGTGATTAAAAATTATGGAACTGTTGGATTGTCTGGTGAGTGTGCAGATGAAATATTTGGAGGATATCCTTGGTATTTAAATGATGAGGATTTAAAATTAAATAATTTCCCTTGGAATAGATTCTCAAACATAAGAAAAGAACTTTTTAATGATAAGATTAAAAGTTTAGATTTTGATTCTCATGTTGAAAATAGAATAAATGAAACACTTAAAAGTGTTCAATTTTTAGATAGCGATAGTGAGTTTGATAAAAAAATAAGGAAAATGACTACACTAAATGTAAAATGGTTTATGGTAACTTTATTGAATCGAAAAGATAGGATGAGTATGGCAAATAGTTTAGAGATAAGAGTTCCTTTCGCAGATAGAGAGCTTGTTGAGTTTTCCTATAACATTCCAGCTAAATTTAAATTTTTAAATGGGCGTGAAAAGGGGATATTAAGAGAGGCGAGCAGAAAATTTTTGCCATACTCTATAATTGATAGAAAGAAGAGTCCTTATCCTAAAACTCAGAGCAACATATATAGAGATCTTATTATGAAAGAATTATCGAGAATTTTAGATAATAAATCTAATCCTATTTTTGAAATTATAGATGAAAAAAGTGTAAGAAGGTTAATTGAAAGTAAAGGAGATTCTTATACAAAACCTTGGTTTGGTCAACTTATGAGAGGTCCACAGCTCATGGCTTATTTAATACAAATCAATATGTGGCTTAAAAAATATAATATAAATTTATATATATAG
- the rlmD gene encoding 23S rRNA (uracil(1939)-C(5))-methyltransferase RlmD: protein MVDVGNKYIVKIEGYDSQGNGVSHIDNLVVFIPNTIEGEIVEVCIDKVSKNFLRGKVIELLSVSESRVLPVCSIYEKCGGCNVQHMNYREQVRFKENKIINTLEKIGNIEGVKIEKFYGMSIPYEYRNKVQVPFGLSDLGVKAGFYEKNTHNIINMDFCNIQFREGSDIVNETREYIKKNNIKPYDESVHNKKGCDYGLVRHLLIRKGYNTNEIMIVIVLTKDDQEFLNGYVEFILSKFKDIKTIVVNVNDEITNVILGKYERVLYGDGYIRDKINDFVFRIQSKSFFQVNTKQAEKLYLAAIEMCDLKFGDTLLDAYCGIGTIGICASRKIKQVYGIEEVKESIVDANENKRINNIKNIEFIEGKVEEEIFNLVNSGVNISAVVLDPPRKGVKENVLHKLRSINCKKIVYISCDVATLSRDAKILTSLGYKVDKVRGVDMFCQTYHVETIVRFTL, encoded by the coding sequence ATGGTAGATGTTGGTAATAAGTACATAGTAAAAATTGAGGGTTATGATAGTCAGGGAAATGGTGTTTCACACATAGATAATTTGGTTGTTTTTATACCTAATACTATAGAGGGAGAGATTGTTGAAGTATGTATAGATAAGGTAAGTAAAAATTTTTTAAGAGGTAAGGTAATTGAATTGCTTTCTGTATCTGAATCGAGAGTGCTACCTGTATGCAGTATATATGAGAAGTGTGGCGGATGTAATGTTCAACACATGAATTATAGAGAGCAAGTTAGATTTAAGGAAAATAAAATAATAAATACGCTTGAGAAAATAGGGAATATAGAAGGCGTTAAGATAGAAAAGTTTTATGGAATGTCTATTCCGTATGAATATAGAAATAAGGTACAGGTTCCGTTTGGATTAAGTGATCTTGGAGTTAAGGCTGGTTTTTATGAAAAAAATACTCACAATATTATAAATATGGATTTTTGCAATATACAATTTCGTGAAGGAAGCGATATTGTTAATGAAACTCGTGAATACATAAAGAAAAATAATATAAAGCCTTATGATGAGAGTGTTCATAATAAAAAGGGTTGTGATTATGGACTTGTAAGACATTTACTCATACGAAAAGGATATAACACGAATGAAATTATGATTGTAATTGTGCTAACAAAAGATGATCAAGAATTTCTAAATGGATATGTAGAGTTTATATTAAGTAAATTTAAAGATATAAAAACAATAGTAGTTAATGTGAATGATGAAATAACAAATGTTATCCTTGGGAAATACGAGAGGGTATTATATGGAGATGGATATATAAGAGATAAAATAAATGATTTTGTATTTAGAATTCAGAGTAAATCATTTTTTCAGGTTAATACAAAACAAGCTGAGAAATTGTATTTAGCAGCTATTGAAATGTGTGATTTAAAATTTGGGGATACGCTTTTGGATGCTTATTGTGGGATTGGAACTATAGGAATATGTGCAAGTAGGAAAATAAAACAGGTTTATGGTATAGAAGAAGTTAAAGAGAGTATAGTTGATGCTAATGAAAATAAGCGTATAAACAATATTAAAAATATAGAGTTTATAGAAGGTAAAGTTGAAGAAGAAATATTTAATTTAGTAAATAGTGGAGTTAATATAAGTGCTGTTGTTTTAGATCCTCCAAGGAAGGGTGTAAAGGAAAATGTTTTACATAAGCTTAGAAGTATTAATTGTAAAAAAATAGTTTATATATCTTGTGATGTGGCAACTCTCTCGAGAGATGCGAAAATACTCACATCTCTTGGATATAAAGTCGATAAAGTTAGAGGTGTTGATATGTTTTGTCAAACTTATCATGTTGAAACTATAGTTAGATTCACTTTGTAA
- the whiA gene encoding DNA-binding protein WhiA — MTFSSIVKTEILENCFKSYKQVIGEVIGVILSTKYEMKANEIIFRIDNHLVFDHLQNIFNMMGGFGYNLNIYSLSSNIYKFRDYYICKLLNYLDSRDFKNRINLIINNKIIDEVYFIRGLFVMCGSITNPNNSYHLEFCVYNNDLSYFLDSLLNYFGIRSKIISRKDRFIIYVKESESISQFLKVIGTHRSVLEFEDIRVVKEYINNKNRIKNCIQANEDKSIIASVRQVRAIMYIDKYIGLDGLPDKLREIARVRLEYKEVSLSELGKYLDPPIGKSGVLHRLNKIEEISKELEDKYGV, encoded by the coding sequence AGTTATAGGTGTGATTTTAAGCACAAAATACGAGATGAAAGCTAATGAAATTATTTTTAGGATAGATAATCATCTTGTATTTGATCATTTGCAAAATATATTTAATATGATGGGAGGATTCGGATATAATTTAAATATATATAGTTTGAGTTCTAATATATACAAATTCAGGGATTATTATATATGTAAGCTGTTGAATTATTTAGATAGTAGGGATTTTAAAAATAGGATTAATCTTATTATTAATAATAAAATAATTGATGAAGTTTATTTTATTAGAGGATTATTTGTAATGTGTGGGAGTATTACTAATCCAAATAATAGCTATCATTTAGAATTTTGTGTTTATAATAATGATCTATCGTATTTCTTGGATTCATTATTAAATTATTTTGGAATTAGAAGCAAGATAATAAGTAGGAAAGACAGGTTTATTATATATGTTAAAGAATCAGAGAGTATATCTCAGTTTTTAAAAGTAATAGGCACTCATAGATCTGTTTTGGAGTTTGAAGATATTAGAGTAGTTAAGGAATACATTAATAATAAAAATAGGATTAAGAATTGTATTCAAGCAAATGAGGATAAATCTATAATAGCATCGGTAAGACAAGTTAGAGCTATTATGTATATTGATAAATATATTGGTTTGGATGGGTTGCCGGATAAACTTAGAGAAATCGCAAGGGTAAGATTGGAATATAAGGAAGTATCTCTTAGTGAACTTGGGAAATATTTGGATCCACCTATTGGGAAATCTGGAGTGCTACATAGATTAAATAAGATAGAGGAAATTTCTAAAGAATTAGAAGATAAATATGGTGTTTGA
- the lepB gene encoding signal peptidase I, with translation MGKYKDDKENIFDKNEFYKDEDENEDDEDELVDEYAYLLEDEKEDNTSYEKQPLPKRAKNRRHRGRLLSTILEWFITIVAALLISFLINKFLIFKVYIPSESMYPTLMVKDQLFVTKMYNKDSISRGDVLVFYSEEFKELLIKRVIGLPGDDIVVKASGEVIVNGEVLKEDYVVQKDETAIFDLNFKVPDNEYFFLGDNRANSLDSRYWNDPYISFEDIRGEARIIVYPFNRIRLLR, from the coding sequence ATGGGAAAATATAAAGATGATAAAGAAAATATTTTTGATAAAAATGAATTTTATAAAGATGAAGATGAAAATGAAGATGATGAAGATGAATTGGTTGATGAATATGCCTACCTTTTAGAGGATGAAAAAGAGGATAATACTAGTTATGAAAAACAACCTCTACCTAAGAGGGCTAAAAATAGAAGGCATAGAGGTAGGCTTTTATCGACTATTTTAGAGTGGTTTATAACAATAGTTGCCGCTTTGTTGATATCTTTTTTAATAAACAAATTTTTGATATTTAAAGTTTATATACCTTCAGAGTCTATGTATCCGACTTTAATGGTTAAGGATCAATTGTTTGTAACTAAGATGTATAACAAGGATTCGATATCACGTGGAGATGTACTTGTATTTTATTCAGAAGAATTCAAGGAGTTGCTCATAAAGAGGGTTATAGGGCTTCCTGGAGATGATATAGTTGTTAAAGCGTCTGGGGAAGTGATTGTAAATGGGGAAGTACTTAAAGAAGATTATGTTGTTCAAAAAGATGAGACTGCTATATTTGATTTAAATTTTAAAGTTCCTGATAATGAGTATTTCTTCCTTGGAGATAACAGGGCGAATTCTTTAGATAGTAGGTATTGGAATGATCCTTATATAAGTTTTGAGGATATACGAGGAGAGGCAAGGATTATTGTTTATCCATTTAATAGGATTAGGTTATTGAGATAA